The Hujiaoplasma nucleasis DNA window TTTCCTAGTCAATATGACACCATGGTTGGCGAAAGAGGTGTCACTTTATCAGGGGGTCAAAAACAAAGAATTTCAATTGCTAGAGCTTTACTAAAAAAACCAAATATATTAATCATGGATGATTCCTTCTCTGCAGTTGATACTAAAACAGAGGAGTCAGTTATCTCAAACTTAAAAAAACTCAGACAAGGACAAACGACAATCATTATTGCTCATAGAATTTCTACCATAAAAGAAGCTGATCAAATTATATACCTAGAAGATGGCGAAGTTTACGCAAAAGGAACTCATGATGAATTAATCAAATCATGTAAACTATATCATGATTTAGTTCTCCGTCAACAATTAGAGTCTGAATTGGAGGGAGAAGAATAATGGCGAAAATGAATAAAGATTTCGATGAAATCATCAATCGTGAAATGACTGATACGCAGATTATCAAACGATTATTAACCTATGTTAAACCATATTTAAGACCTGTTATTATTTCATTTATTTTAGTTGTTATTATTGTTGGATTAGATTTAGTTGGACCTTATTTTGTATCAATAGTCTTGGATGAATTATCATTATCTGATATCAATGGGCTAAAAATCATTCTAATTGTTATTGCATATTTACTTACATTATCTTTATTGGCTTTTTTGACTTATAAGCAACAAATTATGTTGCAAGTTACAGGCCAAAAGATTATTTATAATATTAGACGAGATGTCTTCAATCATATGGAAACATTATCTATCTCTCAATTTAATCGAGTACCTATCGGTAAATTAGTGACGCGTGTTACAACAGATATTGATAGACTAAATATGCTTTATACTGATGTGGTTGTTTCAGTATTTAAGGATATATTAATGGTCTTTGGGGTTTTCATTTTTATGTCGTTTTTAGCACCAAAGTTAACGCTATGGCTATTGGGATTAGTTCCATTAATTTTCATCGCTTCATATGTCTTTAGAAAATTTGCGCGAAAAGCTTATCGTAAAGTAAGAAAAAATGTTTCAAATATTAATGCATTTTTATCTGAACATTTATCTGGTATGAAGTTGATTCAAATTTTTAATAGAGAAGACAAAAAATATAATGAGTTTAAAGGTAAAAACAATATTTTAAGAAGAGCTTATTATCAAGAAATATTAACTTTTAGTTTGTATAGGCCATTTATGTATATGTTGTATGTATTAGGCTTGATTCTAATCTTATGGCAAGGTACAGGTTTTGTTATAGAAGGTTATATTAGTGCTGGTATTTTATTTGCTTTTACTCAATATGTAAATCGATTCTTCCAGCCAATTCAAAATTTAGCTGCTCAATTTAATGTTTTGCAAGAAGCTTTTACTTCCGGTGAAAGAATATTTGAAATTCTTGATACTGTACCTGAAGTACAAGACGAGAATGATGTTATTGAATTAGAAAAAGTCAAGGGTAAAATAGAATTTAAAAATGTATGGTTTGCTTATAACGAAGGTGAATGGGTTTTAAAAGATGTTTCATTCGTTGTTCAACCAAATCAAACAATGGCTTTGGTTGGAGCAACAGGATCAGGAAAAACAACAATCATTTCATTAGTTGTTAGAAATTACGATATCCAAAAAGGTCAAATTTTAATTGACGATATTGACATAAAAAAAATTAAAATTTCAAGTTTAAGAGAAAAAATTGGTCAAATGCTTCAAGATGTTTTCTTATTTTCGGGTACAATTGAGTCCAATATTCGTTTAAGAGATGAGACCATCACTGATAGAGATGTTTTATCGGCTTCTAAATATGTTAATGCCGATTATTTTATTCAAAAATTGCCAGATAAGTATGATGAATTGGTAAGAGAAAGAGGCAATAATTTTTCTTCTGGGCAAAGACAATTATTGTCTTTTGCTAGGACGATTGTCCATCATCCACAAATAATGATTTTAGATGAAGCCACCGCTAATATAGATACTGAGACAGAAATGTTAATTCAAGAATCATTAAAGAAAATTATGAATATAGGTACTATGATTATCGTAGCCCATAGATTATCAACAATCCAACACGCGGACAATATCATAGTCATGCAAAAAGGTAAGATAATCGAACAAGGAAATCATCAGGAATTACTTAAAGCTAAAGGACATTATTATCAGTTGTATCGTTTGCAATATGATAAAAAAGTTGAAGAATAATAATTTTGAGCTATTCATATGATGAATAGCTCTTTTCTTTCTTAATAATTAGTTGACATCGCAACTATATTATTTTATACTTATTATATGTATAAAAGGAGTAA harbors:
- a CDS encoding ABC transporter ATP-binding protein, which codes for MAKMNKDFDEIINREMTDTQIIKRLLTYVKPYLRPVIISFILVVIIVGLDLVGPYFVSIVLDELSLSDINGLKIILIVIAYLLTLSLLAFLTYKQQIMLQVTGQKIIYNIRRDVFNHMETLSISQFNRVPIGKLVTRVTTDIDRLNMLYTDVVVSVFKDILMVFGVFIFMSFLAPKLTLWLLGLVPLIFIASYVFRKFARKAYRKVRKNVSNINAFLSEHLSGMKLIQIFNREDKKYNEFKGKNNILRRAYYQEILTFSLYRPFMYMLYVLGLILILWQGTGFVIEGYISAGILFAFTQYVNRFFQPIQNLAAQFNVLQEAFTSGERIFEILDTVPEVQDENDVIELEKVKGKIEFKNVWFAYNEGEWVLKDVSFVVQPNQTMALVGATGSGKTTIISLVVRNYDIQKGQILIDDIDIKKIKISSLREKIGQMLQDVFLFSGTIESNIRLRDETITDRDVLSASKYVNADYFIQKLPDKYDELVRERGNNFSSGQRQLLSFARTIVHHPQIMILDEATANIDTETEMLIQESLKKIMNIGTMIIVAHRLSTIQHADNIIVMQKGKIIEQGNHQELLKAKGHYYQLYRLQYDKKVEE